AATCCAGATAAGCGGCCACCTTGGTGACAAAGGCGTCGGCCTTCTGGTTGTAGGTCAGGTCCGGCCCGATCACCACGGGGAAGCCCTGCGACTGAGTGGACATCGTCCAGCCGGCGATGTAGGTATTGCCATAGTTATCGGGGGCAATGTCCGATGCCTGGTCGTACGCAGAGCCGCCGAAATAGCCGCAGTACACCAGGCCATAGCCCACCGGGTCCACCTTGGCCACAAACCCGTCCACATTGCCACTGTAGGTGAGGAACGGACCGGAGACCACCGGGAAAGTCGCCGGGCTGGAAGTAGTGTTGCCGGCGATGTAGGCATTGCCGGCAGAATCGATGGCGATGTCACGAGCGCGGTCGTCGCCCGAACCACCGACAAAGCCGCTGTAGATCAGGGCGCTGCCGGTCGGGTTGAGCTTGGCGACAAAGGCATCCATACTGCCGTTGTGCACGGTAAAAGTGGTGCTGGACCAGGTGAGCGTGGTCGGGAAAGGCGTGGCCGCGTCTTCGGTCCAGCCGGCAACATAGGCATGGCCGCTGTCGTCCACGGCGATGCCCTCGGCCACGTCGTCGGCCGAGCCGCCCAGATAGCCGCAGTAGTCAAGGGCCGACGCGTCGGCCTTGATCCTGGCCACAAAGGCATCGCCCTCCGAGTGACCGCCAGCATAGGTCAGGTAGGGCCCAACGGTCACCGGGAAGCCGTCCGAACTGTCCGACGAGGTCTGGCCGCACACGTACACGTTGCCTGATCCATCGACGTCGACGTCGAACGCCATATCCTCGTGTGCGCCGCCGAGAAAGCCGCACCAGATCAGAGCCGAGCCAGAGGGATTCACTTTCGCGACAAACGCGTCCACTGCTCCGCCGTTGTTGGCGGTGCTGCCTGCCCAGGAGGTGCCGCCAACGGGGAAGGTAGAGGCTTCGGAGTTGGTGCCGCCGGCGATGTAGGCGTGGCCGCTGGCATCGACGGCAATGCCCTCGCCCACGTCGAAGGAGTCACCGCCGATGTACCCGCAGTAGCTCAGGCTCGTGCCGGAGGGGTCGAGCTTGGCCACAAACGCATCCTGGCCGCCGCCGTAGACGAGCCCGGGGCCCACCGTAACCGGGAAGGTATCCTCGGGCGATTCGGTCCAGCCGACAATGTAGGCACTGCCGGCGCTGTCGACGGCGATGTCATAGGCCCACTCATCCTCGGCTCCGCCCAGGTAGCCGCAGTAATCCAGGTACTTGCCGTTGCGGTCGACTTTGGCCACAAACGCGTCCGCGCCGCCGCTGAGGATGGTGCTGCTCAGCCAGCCAGTGCCCGAAACGGGGAAACCGGTAATGGAGTAGGTGTAGCCGGTGACATAGGCATAACCCAGGCTATCCACGGCGATGCCCGTGGCCTCATCGTTGCCTGGGCCGCCGATGTAGCCGCAGTAGAGCAGGCTCGCCGGGTCGATGATGAGCGGCAGCGAAGGGTCATAGTCGCCGAGTTGAAAGCCGTAGGCGAGTCCGTCGAGCCCGTCCGCCCGGCGGGACTCAAAGTCGTAGCGCACGTCGACGGGCACCTCCTGCCCCTCGACCTGCTGGTAGGCGTAGGGCACCTCGTCGGTCAACACTCCCGCCGGAGTGACCACCTCGAGCTGACCCTGCTCATTGAGGCGCAGTTCGGTGGCGCCGTGGAACACCAGCCGAATGAGTGCGGGGTCGGTGCCGGGCGCAACCACAAACTCGTATTTCAAGTGGCTGACAGTGCCGCTGTAGCGGAGGTCAATGCCCGGCCACAGTTCGGAGTAGACCAGGCTCGAAAAGGTGGGCAGGTTGGTCTGCCAGGACTCTTTCGGGCCGCGAAAGTAGCTGATCCTGGTGCCGGCCGGGTCTGCTCCCTCGACCGTCACCTGTGGATTGGCCGCGAGGTATTCCAGACGCAGGGCGTAGGGGCCCCGCCCGGACCCGTCCGCGGCCTCGCCCTCCAACAGGTAGGTCACACCCGAGGGGTTGAAGTAGACGTTCTTGTCGCTGCCCTGAATGTAGTAGCTCACCTCGCCGGGAACCTGGCCGCGATTGAGCACAAAGGTCAGGGGGAGTTGGAGAAAGCGGTCGCGGTCGAGGCTATTGTCGGCAGCGGCGGCCGCAGGCGCGGACAGATCCAGAGGCGCCTCCACCGCTGGCCCCAGCGAGGGTAGGGGCACAGCCAGAAACGCCACAAAGAGGAGCACCACTACGGATGTGAGGACAGCCCATCTGCGCATAGTCACCCCAACCCCTCGTGCACTCGCCATCAGGCCGGTCCGTCCGACTGACCCTTGATTGTAACTCGCCAGTTGCTTTGCGTCAACTCAAGGCACCTGCAATATGTCAACTTGACCCCATTCCGCGTCCATAAAGAGCATCTTGCAGCGCAGTGGCTCGCCCCGCCCGATTAGCAGCTTGATCACTTCCTGCACCTGCCAGGCGGCGGTCATCATCGGCGTGGCCGCCGGATTGCCCCACTGCATCTCCACGCCGTGCTCGGCCACATCGCCGCTGCCGTAAAGGCCCAGCAGGCCACCGTCGGCGGGCCAGATGGTCATCACCTGGCCCACGTAGCCGGCGATGGCACCGTGGACCAACGGCACCTGCAGCCGCCGCGCGGCCCGCTGCAGGGCCAGGCGCGTGGGCAGGGAATCCAGCGCGTCCACTACCACCTCGCTGCCGGCCAGCAGCGCGACCATATCTTCCTCGTTGACCAGGCGATAGTGCTTTCTGACCTGAACTGCGGCGTTGACCTGGCGCACCCAGCGCGCTGCCACGTCGACCTTGGGCCGGCCCAGGTCGGACTCGCGGCACAGGGCCTGGCGGTTGAGGTTGCTGTCGGCGAACACGTCGCCGTCGATGATGATCAACCGGCCCACGCCCATCCTGGCCAGAGCCATAATCACCCATCCGCCGAGGCCGCCCACCCCCACCACGCCGACGGTGGACGACAGGAGCTTGATC
This genomic interval from Chloroflexi bacterium ADurb.Bin180 contains the following:
- a CDS encoding Protease 1 precursor, which encodes MTMRRWAVLTSVVVLLFVAFLAVPLPSLGPAVEAPLDLSAPAAAAADNSLDRDRFLQLPLTFVLNRGQVPGEVSYYIQGSDKNVYFNPSGVTYLLEGEAADGSGRGPYALRLEYLAANPQVTVEGADPAGTRISYFRGPKESWQTNLPTFSSLVYSELWPGIDLRYSGTVSHLKYEFVVAPGTDPALIRLVFHGATELRLNEQGQLEVVTPAGVLTDEVPYAYQQVEGQEVPVDVRYDFESRRADGLDGLAYGFQLGDYDPSLPLIIDPASLLYCGYIGGPGNDEATGIAVDSLGYAYVTGYTYSITGFPVSGTGWLSSTILSGGADAFVAKVDRNGKYLDYCGYLGGAEDEWAYDIAVDSAGSAYIVGWTESPEDTFPVTVGPGLVYGGGQDAFVAKLDPSGTSLSYCGYIGGDSFDVGEGIAVDASGHAYIAGGTNSEASTFPVGGTSWAGSTANNGGAVDAFVAKVNPSGSALIWCGFLGGAHEDMAFDVDVDGSGNVYVCGQTSSDSSDGFPVTVGPYLTYAGGHSEGDAFVARIKADASALDYCGYLGGSADDVAEGIAVDDSGHAYVAGWTEDAATPFPTTLTWSSTTFTVHNGSMDAFVAKLNPTGSALIYSGFVGGSGDDRARDIAIDSAGNAYIAGNTTSSPATFPVVSGPFLTYSGNVDGFVAKVDPVGYGLVYCGYFGGSAYDQASDIAPDNYGNTYIAGWTMSTQSQGFPVVIGPDLTYNQKADAFVTKVAAYLDCSISMTLASQGVCSASGGLKAEVPFSGPGAAYGWNVTGGTITSTAPYTGAIWWTAGSPGLADVSIVVTDSQGYTCTGSVPVTIYGAPSCAIVVTSTETCESSGRQTASVPLYDGGKYSWGITNGTIQSGQGTNQIAWRSSAVAGPIVITVTMTDAYSCGCSNAITITNHLAPSANFQPTSRRSYCGPQTIYFTDTSTYSATIVSWYWTFGDGTSATGPNTSHYYGTPGVYTVTLTVTDTYGCANTRTRASWVTIYDPPQASFTAAPSAGPAPLTVYFTDTSTVAAATAPSRTSATS
- the moeB_1 gene encoding Molybdopterin-synthase adenylyltransferase, giving the protein MIALAGRLRALSVPQPDGSGAELRTISLANVVALARELRLRRRQVELAALQEHILPERYLRSLGTVGWEGQIKLLSSTVGVVGVGGLGGWVIMALARMGVGRLIIIDGDVFADSNLNRQALCRESDLGRPKVDVAARWVRQVNAAVQVRKHYRLVNEEDMVALLAGSEVVVDALDSLPTRLALQRAARRLQVPLVHGAIAGYVGQVMTIWPADGGLLGLYGSGDVAEHGVEMQWGNPAATPMMTAAWQVQEVIKLLIGRGEPLRCKMLFMDAEWGQVDILQVP